One Rhizobium sp. NRK18 genomic window carries:
- a CDS encoding glutamate-5-semialdehyde dehydrogenase, which translates to MSDGMISIDALMSEIGRNAKAASRKVAIASTERKNQALFAMADALVAASKDILAANAVDLENALKNDLSDSFVDRLTLTEARVTAMAEGIREIAALKDPVGEVIAAWDRPNGLKIERVRTPLGVIGVIYESRPNVTADAGALCLKAGNAVILRGGSDGLRSSRAIHACLVAGLKAAGLPEHTIQLVPVNDRAAVGAMLTGLDGAIDVIVPRGGKSLVARVQNEARVPVFAHLEGICHIYVDASADLEMAKKIVVNAKMRRTGVCGSAETLLVDGAAIGTHLMPLLEALTEAGCEIRASATVLKVFPAFKPATEEDWSTEYLDAIISVAVVDGVSGAINHINRYSSHHTEAIIAEDQAAVERFFNEIDSAILLHNASTQFADGGEFGMGAEIGIATGKMHARGPVGVEQLTSFKYRVRGSGQTRP; encoded by the coding sequence ATGTCTGACGGCATGATCAGCATCGATGCACTGATGAGCGAGATCGGCCGCAATGCCAAGGCGGCATCGCGCAAGGTCGCCATCGCCTCGACGGAGCGGAAGAACCAAGCGCTTTTCGCCATGGCCGATGCGCTGGTTGCCGCGAGCAAGGATATTCTCGCCGCCAATGCGGTCGATCTGGAGAATGCCCTGAAGAACGATCTCTCCGATTCGTTCGTCGACCGCCTGACACTGACGGAAGCGCGCGTCACCGCCATGGCGGAAGGCATCCGCGAGATTGCGGCGCTGAAGGATCCGGTGGGAGAGGTCATCGCCGCCTGGGACCGGCCGAACGGGCTGAAGATCGAGCGGGTCCGCACCCCGCTCGGCGTGATCGGCGTGATCTATGAAAGCCGCCCGAATGTAACGGCCGATGCCGGCGCGCTCTGCCTGAAGGCAGGCAACGCGGTGATCCTGCGCGGTGGATCGGATGGACTGCGGTCGTCGCGGGCGATCCACGCCTGCCTGGTCGCAGGTCTGAAGGCGGCAGGTTTGCCGGAACACACCATCCAGCTTGTGCCGGTCAATGATCGGGCCGCCGTCGGCGCCATGTTGACCGGTCTCGACGGTGCCATCGACGTCATCGTTCCGCGCGGCGGCAAAAGCCTTGTCGCCCGCGTCCAGAACGAAGCCCGCGTGCCCGTCTTCGCCCACCTGGAAGGCATCTGCCATATCTATGTCGACGCCTCGGCGGATCTGGAGATGGCGAAGAAGATCGTCGTCAACGCCAAGATGCGGCGGACGGGCGTTTGCGGTTCCGCAGAAACGCTTCTGGTCGACGGCGCCGCCATCGGCACGCATCTGATGCCGCTTCTGGAAGCATTGACGGAGGCCGGTTGCGAGATTCGCGCCTCCGCCACCGTGCTCAAGGTCTTTCCGGCCTTCAAGCCGGCGACGGAAGAGGATTGGTCGACCGAATATCTCGACGCGATCATTTCGGTCGCCGTCGTCGACGGTGTGTCCGGCGCGATCAATCACATCAACAGGTATTCGTCGCACCACACCGAAGCGATCATTGCCGAGGATCAGGCCGCCGTGGAACGCTTCTTCAACGAGATCGATTCGGCGATCCTGCTGCACAACGCCTCCACGCAATTCGCCGATGGCGGCGAATTCGGCATGGGTGCGGAAATCGGCATCGCCACGGGCAAGATGCACGCCCGCGGCCCCGTCGGGGTCGAACAGCTGACCTCGTTCAAGTATCGTGTCCGCGGCAGCGGCCAGACGCGGCCGTAA
- the proB gene encoding glutamate 5-kinase has protein sequence MQSRQPLSAYKRIVVKIGSALLVDRKSGLKKAWLDSVCTDIAALKAAGTDVLVVSSGAIALGRSVLQLPSGTLKLEESQAAAAVGQIALARAWSEALSRDEIIAGQILLTLGDTEERRRYLNGRATISQLMKFGAVPIINENDTVATTEIRYGDNDRLAARVATMTGADLLVLLSDIDGLYTAPPHLDPDAKFLEAIAEITPEIEAMAGGAASELSRGGMRTKIDAGKIATSAGCAMIIASGKMDHPLSAIDKGARSSWFAPSGTPVTARKTWIAGKLQPAGEMHVDAGAERALSAGKSLLPAGVTLVSGQFERGDTIAIFGPSGREIARGLAGYDASEARQITGRKSNEIEAILGYAGRSAMVHRDDLVMTAAASTRKSDREKDASHV, from the coding sequence ATGCAATCGCGCCAGCCGCTTTCCGCCTACAAGCGCATCGTCGTCAAGATCGGCTCCGCCCTACTTGTCGACCGTAAGTCTGGGCTTAAGAAAGCTTGGCTCGACAGCGTCTGCACAGATATTGCCGCACTGAAGGCTGCGGGAACCGACGTGCTTGTCGTCTCGTCTGGCGCCATCGCACTGGGACGGTCGGTGCTGCAGCTCCCCTCCGGCACGCTGAAGCTGGAGGAAAGCCAGGCGGCCGCCGCCGTCGGTCAGATCGCGCTCGCCCGCGCCTGGTCGGAAGCGCTGTCGCGCGACGAGATCATCGCCGGCCAGATCCTGCTGACGCTTGGCGATACCGAGGAGCGCCGCCGCTATCTCAACGGCCGCGCGACGATCAGTCAGCTGATGAAATTCGGCGCCGTGCCGATCATCAACGAGAACGACACGGTCGCCACCACCGAGATCCGCTACGGCGACAATGATCGTCTCGCCGCCCGCGTCGCCACCATGACCGGCGCCGATCTTCTCGTTCTCCTGTCCGATATCGACGGGCTGTACACCGCCCCGCCGCATCTCGATCCGGACGCGAAATTCCTTGAGGCGATTGCCGAAATTACGCCCGAAATCGAGGCCATGGCCGGCGGCGCGGCGTCGGAACTGTCGCGTGGCGGCATGCGCACCAAGATCGATGCCGGCAAGATCGCCACGTCCGCGGGCTGTGCCATGATCATCGCCTCCGGCAAGATGGACCATCCGCTCTCGGCAATCGACAAGGGCGCCAGGTCGTCGTGGTTTGCGCCGTCCGGCACGCCGGTGACCGCCCGCAAGACATGGATTGCGGGCAAGCTGCAGCCGGCCGGCGAAATGCATGTCGATGCCGGCGCCGAAAGAGCGCTTTCCGCCGGCAAGAGCCTGCTGCCCGCCGGCGTCACGCTGGTGAGCGGCCAGTTTGAGCGTGGCGACACGATTGCGATTTTCGGCCCCTCGGGTCGAGAGATCGCCCGCGGACTTGCCGGCTATGATGCCAGCGAAGCGCGCCAGATCACCGGCCGCAAGTCCAATGAAATTGAAGCGATACTCGGATATGCCGGCCGCTCGGCCATGGTGCACCGGGACGATCTTGTGATGACGGCGGCTGCGTCGACGCGCAAGAGCGACAGGGAGAAGGACGCAAGCCATGTCTGA
- the obgE gene encoding GTPase ObgE: MKFLDEAKVYIKSGDGGAGSVSFRREKFIEFGGPDGGDGGRGGDVWVEAVNGLNTLIDFRYQQHFKAQIGMHGMGRNRTGANGESITLKVPVGTQILEEDGETLIIDITEEGQRYRLAAGGNGGFGNAYFKSSVNQAPDWANPGLPGVEKTIWLRLKLIADAGLVGLPNAGKSTFLASVTRARPKIANYPFTTLHPNLGVATIDDREFVLADIPGLIEGAHEGVGIGDRFLGHVERTRVLLHLVSAMEEDVAKAYKTVKHELEAYGHGLDNKSEIVALSQIDILDKDTLKQKTKALAKASGKTPFQLSAVTGQGMTETLRAVRDVIVSSGAEEDLAIPRQKRDKGRHADIETRDEE, encoded by the coding sequence ATGAAATTTCTCGATGAAGCGAAAGTCTATATCAAGTCCGGGGATGGCGGAGCCGGCTCCGTTTCCTTCCGGCGCGAAAAATTCATCGAGTTCGGCGGCCCGGACGGCGGCGACGGCGGCCGCGGCGGCGATGTCTGGGTCGAAGCGGTCAACGGCCTCAACACGCTGATCGACTTTCGCTACCAACAGCATTTCAAGGCGCAGATCGGCATGCACGGCATGGGCCGCAACCGCACAGGCGCCAATGGCGAGTCGATCACGCTCAAGGTGCCCGTCGGTACTCAGATCCTGGAAGAAGACGGCGAAACGCTGATCATCGACATCACCGAGGAAGGCCAGCGCTACCGGTTGGCTGCCGGTGGCAATGGCGGCTTCGGCAATGCCTACTTCAAGTCCTCGGTCAATCAGGCGCCCGACTGGGCCAATCCCGGGCTTCCCGGCGTCGAAAAGACGATCTGGCTCCGCCTCAAGCTGATCGCCGACGCCGGACTGGTCGGCCTGCCGAATGCCGGAAAGTCGACATTCCTTGCGTCCGTCACCCGCGCCCGGCCGAAGATCGCCAATTACCCCTTCACCACCCTGCATCCCAATCTCGGCGTCGCCACCATCGACGACCGCGAATTCGTGCTAGCCGACATTCCGGGCCTCATCGAGGGCGCGCATGAAGGCGTCGGCATCGGTGATCGCTTCCTGGGGCATGTGGAACGCACGCGCGTGCTCCTGCACCTGGTGTCGGCCATGGAAGAGGACGTCGCCAAGGCCTACAAGACGGTCAAGCACGAGCTGGAGGCCTATGGCCACGGCCTGGACAACAAGTCGGAAATCGTCGCGCTGTCGCAGATCGATATTCTCGACAAGGATACGCTGAAGCAGAAGACCAAGGCGCTCGCCAAGGCTTCCGGCAAGACCCCCTTCCAGCTCTCCGCCGTCACTGGGCAGGGCATGACGGAAACCTTGCGGGCGGTGCGCGACGTGATCGTCTCGAGCGGGGCCGAAGAGGACCTCGCCATCCCGCGCCAAAAGCGCGACAAGGGCCGCCATGCCGATATCGAGACGCGGGACGAGGAATAG
- a CDS encoding GNAT family N-acetyltransferase produces the protein MNAIARELHIARISFARQPEIRTQSLILRPVTAADVEAIALGLNDHQVAKMLPPVPQPYYREDAEEWLGRWQTGEAEGWCFAITRDGGPLIGVISIENREGEWHLGYWLARPHWGQGLMSEAASAVGERFFGAMLAETLHSGAVADNAASLAIQEKIGFAVTGCRQVWCASRSETVTVITTELTFGSYMPL, from the coding sequence ATGAACGCGATCGCAAGAGAACTGCACATCGCCCGCATCTCGTTTGCCCGCCAGCCCGAGATCCGCACGCAGAGCCTGATCCTGCGACCGGTGACGGCGGCGGACGTCGAGGCGATCGCCCTCGGCCTCAACGACCATCAGGTGGCGAAGATGCTGCCGCCCGTTCCGCAACCCTACTACCGCGAGGATGCGGAGGAATGGCTGGGTCGCTGGCAAACGGGTGAAGCGGAAGGCTGGTGCTTTGCCATCACCCGTGACGGCGGACCCTTGATCGGGGTGATCTCGATCGAGAACCGCGAGGGCGAATGGCATCTCGGCTACTGGCTGGCGAGGCCCCACTGGGGCCAGGGACTGATGAGCGAGGCGGCAAGCGCCGTCGGGGAACGCTTCTTCGGCGCGATGCTGGCGGAAACGCTGCATTCTGGCGCGGTTGCCGACAACGCGGCGTCGCTGGCCATACAGGAGAAGATCGGCTTCGCAGTCACCGGCTGCAGGCAGGTCTGGTGCGCTTCGCGCAGCGAAACGGTGACCGTGATCACCACGGAGCTGACCTTCGGCAGCTACATGCCGCTTTGA
- a CDS encoding GNAT family N-acetyltransferase → MQEELLREGQSRSPESRLRPDRLRSDCPVLLSERLVLRAPHEDDIDALAHLANNAAVATMVSRMPHPYTVNDANDFVRRAKDNGVIGKCVYAITKAANGEFLGCCGIEPDMEDAGIVEIGYWIGEQHWNRGYATEAAHALIDMAFRTRDIDAIDARCRVVNVASRRVIQKCGFQFQGSGMIPCLAVGGMMPVEWFRLDRKTWLSLKSWRDGR, encoded by the coding sequence ATGCAGGAAGAATTGTTGAGGGAGGGCCAATCGCGGTCTCCCGAAAGCCGGTTAAGGCCGGACAGGTTAAGAAGCGATTGCCCCGTCTTGTTATCGGAGCGCCTGGTTCTGCGCGCCCCCCACGAAGACGACATTGACGCCCTTGCCCATCTCGCCAACAACGCCGCAGTCGCGACCATGGTGTCGCGCATGCCCCATCCCTACACGGTCAACGATGCCAATGACTTCGTCCGACGTGCGAAGGACAATGGCGTGATTGGCAAATGCGTCTATGCCATTACGAAAGCCGCCAATGGTGAATTCCTCGGCTGCTGCGGCATAGAACCGGACATGGAAGATGCCGGCATCGTCGAGATCGGCTACTGGATCGGCGAGCAGCACTGGAACAGGGGCTATGCCACCGAGGCGGCCCATGCGCTGATCGACATGGCGTTCCGCACCCGCGACATCGACGCCATCGATGCGCGCTGCCGGGTCGTCAACGTCGCCTCGCGCCGGGTCATTCAGAAGTGCGGCTTCCAGTTCCAGGGCTCCGGCATGATCCCGTGCCTGGCCGTCGGCGGCATGATGCCGGTCGAATGGTTCCGGCTCGACCGCAAGACCTGGCTGTCCTTGAAGAGCTGGAGGGACGGACGATGA
- the rpmA gene encoding 50S ribosomal protein L27: MAHKKAGGSSRNGRDSESKRLGVKKFGGETVAAGNILVRQRGTKWHPGANVGLGKDHTIFALTEGNVSFRTKANGRVYVSVMPKTAEAAE, translated from the coding sequence ATGGCACACAAAAAAGCTGGCGGTTCCTCGCGCAACGGTCGCGATTCTGAATCCAAGCGCCTTGGCGTGAAGAAGTTCGGCGGCGAGACCGTCGCAGCAGGCAACATCCTCGTCCGTCAGCGCGGCACGAAGTGGCATCCGGGCGCCAATGTCGGCCTCGGCAAGGACCACACGATTTTCGCGCTTACCGAGGGTAACGTGTCCTTCCGCACGAAGGCCAACGGCCGCGTATACGTGTCCGTAATGCCGAAAACGGCGGAAGCAGCAGAGTAA
- the rplU gene encoding 50S ribosomal protein L21 yields MFAVIKTGGKQYRVAANDVLTIEKLEADAGATVEFTEVLVVGVGADAKFGAPFVAGAAVKAEVVEHNRGKKVIAFKKRRRQNSKRSRGHRQHHTVVRITDIVAGK; encoded by the coding sequence ATGTTCGCAGTCATCAAAACCGGCGGCAAGCAGTACCGCGTGGCAGCAAACGACGTGCTGACCATCGAAAAGCTTGAAGCAGACGCCGGTGCTACTGTTGAATTCACCGAAGTCCTCGTTGTCGGCGTTGGCGCCGATGCCAAGTTCGGCGCTCCCTTCGTTGCCGGCGCAGCCGTCAAGGCTGAAGTTGTCGAGCACAACCGCGGCAAGAAGGTCATTGCCTTCAAGAAGCGTCGCCGCCAGAACTCTAAGCGTTCGCGCGGCCATCGCCAGCACCACACGGTCGTCCGTATCACGGACATCGTGGCCGGCAAGTAA
- a CDS encoding recombinase family protein encodes MARIGYARVSTIDQDLEIQTAKLKAEGCEIIRSEKVSGGSRDGRNELATVIEFLRPGDELVVARLDRLGRDTRDVLNIIHDCEQRGAFVTVLDPHVTTRGEMGQMVLTVLGMVAQMERRFIKERQREGIAKAKAQGVYTGGRQRIDREAVRRLHADGLGPSAISASLGCSRMQVHRIISHNGSDRDPPP; translated from the coding sequence ATGGCTCGAATAGGTTACGCACGCGTCAGCACGATTGACCAAGACTTGGAAATTCAAACCGCCAAGCTGAAGGCCGAGGGATGCGAGATCATCCGATCGGAAAAGGTGTCGGGCGGCTCTCGCGATGGCCGCAACGAACTGGCGACGGTTATCGAGTTTCTGCGCCCCGGCGATGAATTGGTCGTCGCCCGCCTTGATCGACTCGGACGTGATACCCGAGACGTCCTCAACATCATCCATGATTGCGAGCAGCGCGGCGCATTCGTGACAGTGCTTGATCCTCACGTCACCACCCGCGGCGAGATGGGACAGATGGTCCTCACTGTGCTGGGTATGGTCGCGCAGATGGAGCGCCGATTCATCAAGGAGCGGCAGCGGGAAGGAATTGCCAAAGCCAAGGCACAGGGCGTTTACACGGGCGGCAGGCAAAGAATTGACCGGGAAGCGGTTCGCCGCCTGCATGCTGATGGATTGGGACCTTCGGCAATTTCGGCATCACTCGGATGCTCACGCATGCAGGTCCATCGCATCATATCCCACAACGGCTCCGATCGCGACCCTCCGCCTTAG
- a CDS encoding ATP-binding protein: MDDAHFSVNTRLTRLLGETYRSSEVALKELVDNAWDADAKNVWITLPAPMSSDPIIVRDDGSGMTSLEMRTEYLNIASDKRARTGERTPLLKRKVKGRKGIGKFAGLSLASRMEVSSVARGVKSSLTIDKLVLAENENDLEAVPLPFIEEDSLDAHAGTTIILSGLDNRLNFPTADRFREVLVHEYGREDAFKVFVNGAQLSVDDVPGVSRVVEKALTENGIVRLKFTIADGKKAPKSPGIVLKMDGKVVGKPMMFGLDDDEEIPFKLSKRVYGEVQLEGNDHFVTADWGGVIENSKVFQELQSYVKSIVKEGLKESHSRDMSLQLARLKKQLDARLKVLPEYRRRYAEEALHRILQRFYRESEDRIATIAEVALDAMEHDAYWAVLERISATDRNDVGSFAAALEDFGVVELSGIASQATRRLRFLDYLEELIHNEATLEKDVHKAFETNLWLLGRQYALMSSNITLKRIIAEYSDKKFTGERALKRPDLLLSQDLADSYLLIEFKRPNHPISREDIAQAEQYRDDLSGTITSSSPLRILMVGKGSAASIDKRYGTDMTTVSSYASVISSARTELAWLVSSLANS, from the coding sequence ATGGACGATGCCCATTTTTCGGTAAATACACGACTGACAAGACTTCTGGGTGAAACCTACCGATCGAGCGAGGTGGCTCTGAAGGAACTGGTAGACAACGCATGGGACGCTGATGCCAAGAATGTCTGGATCACGTTGCCCGCGCCTATGTCGTCTGATCCGATTATCGTCCGCGACGACGGTTCTGGAATGACTTCTCTGGAAATGAGGACCGAATACCTAAACATCGCCAGCGACAAGAGAGCACGTACAGGTGAACGCACGCCTCTACTCAAGCGGAAAGTGAAGGGTCGGAAGGGTATCGGTAAGTTCGCGGGCTTGTCGCTGGCAAGCCGGATGGAAGTTTCATCGGTCGCCCGAGGTGTGAAGTCCAGCTTGACGATTGACAAGCTCGTGCTGGCCGAGAACGAAAATGACCTGGAAGCTGTGCCTTTACCATTCATAGAGGAAGATTCATTGGACGCTCATGCAGGCACTACAATCATCCTGTCCGGTCTTGACAACAGATTGAATTTCCCCACCGCCGATCGCTTTCGAGAAGTCCTCGTGCACGAGTACGGCCGGGAGGATGCCTTTAAGGTATTTGTAAATGGCGCGCAATTGTCGGTCGATGACGTTCCGGGCGTATCAAGGGTGGTCGAAAAAGCTCTTACAGAGAATGGCATCGTTCGCTTAAAGTTTACGATTGCAGATGGCAAGAAAGCCCCAAAATCACCGGGTATAGTGCTGAAGATGGACGGGAAAGTCGTCGGGAAGCCGATGATGTTTGGCCTAGACGACGACGAGGAAATACCCTTCAAGCTGTCTAAAAGAGTCTATGGAGAGGTGCAGCTTGAGGGCAACGACCATTTCGTAACCGCCGACTGGGGCGGTGTGATCGAGAACAGCAAGGTGTTCCAAGAACTCCAATCCTATGTGAAATCGATCGTCAAAGAAGGGCTGAAGGAGAGTCATTCTCGCGATATGAGCCTACAGCTAGCTCGATTAAAAAAGCAGTTGGACGCTAGACTGAAAGTCCTCCCAGAATACCGTCGACGTTACGCTGAGGAAGCCCTCCACCGAATCCTGCAGCGGTTCTATAGGGAAAGCGAAGACCGAATTGCGACAATCGCGGAAGTCGCACTCGACGCGATGGAGCATGACGCTTACTGGGCAGTGCTTGAACGGATAAGTGCCACCGATCGCAACGATGTCGGTTCCTTCGCAGCCGCGCTTGAAGATTTTGGTGTGGTAGAGCTCTCTGGAATCGCTTCACAGGCGACGAGACGATTGAGATTTCTTGACTACCTCGAGGAGCTTATCCACAATGAAGCGACCCTCGAAAAGGACGTCCATAAAGCGTTCGAGACGAATTTGTGGCTTCTCGGTCGTCAATACGCCCTGATGTCATCTAACATCACTCTCAAAAGGATTATCGCGGAATATAGTGATAAGAAATTCACGGGCGAGCGAGCTTTGAAACGGCCTGATCTTCTACTGTCGCAGGATCTCGCTGACAGCTACCTGCTTATTGAATTCAAGCGGCCCAATCATCCGATTTCTCGAGAAGACATTGCGCAAGCCGAGCAATATCGTGATGACCTATCGGGGACTATAACCTCAAGCAGCCCGTTGAGGATCTTGATGGTCGGCAAGGGCTCCGCAGCCTCTATTGACAAGAGATACGGGACGGACATGACGACAGTCAGTTCCTACGCAAGCGTAATCTCATCCGCTCGCACGGAACTCGCGTGGCTGGTTTCGTCACTAGCCAACTCGTAA
- a CDS encoding DEAD/DEAH box helicase family protein produces MVFDFGGLDKPKAKSASANPRDIFRSRPSGKAKIKELWQGQAQALDEWYKNPKQDTLISMYTGAGKTLVGVLIAQSYLLQGVRNVLYVCPTIDLIHQTVGEANGIGITPTTFYQSKFSDQHFAQSKSFCITTYQALLNTRNKFRGQNAPGAIIFDDAHVGERLVRDAFTLTIRKAENAALYSQVAAIIKECFHDIGQVYNFEQIVSDFSSGSVALCPPNGVHNRSHEFQAALEPHVDGDIGLQLPFDYLRGHLQYCAITISKFVIEITPPFIPALHVRALEDKSVPKVFLSATVQSKGDIIRAFGRSPRVIEPDVDAGLGERLMLFGSSLNEFCNNVEGIQALSKKVKVLIATPAERTADKWDDFASAPKSADAFTKRLNEFRASTAGAFMLLGRYDGIDLPDDDCRVMAVDGVPVGSAQLERYLFDRIKLDQTFFPRVANRFTQLFGRINRGKNDYGIYFIYSTDAENWLRNVANQAYFPKVLQEQIRLSEEFCDQLKDMTADKIESIVTQIIERDAGWLAYYQAQIGQNPIDEKRISDREDYTKFDDELAKREANFILMLWQGDHSGALKQLEEVIDEVRMKNPRLAGWYAIWLGSANAILGRSDAMFDWFDEARNRLGGKLPLPRQEQEDIGVLPACKTVIEEGLREFCALTVPEASRKMSKLIKAAEPAYGDPSHKKAEEAVRVIGAALGFESRRPDTDEHDGPDNVWIDHNTKVAIPIELKTDKLEGSAINSEEVGQIYQHLEWARSRYSDYNVPGILVYTESKSVTGSSNPSVDMFFADRKAMKDLQTSFITAVTTLSKLSPLEKYGKASEIGGQPDWQPLAIFERLKVGCLKDAD; encoded by the coding sequence ATGGTTTTTGATTTTGGTGGATTAGACAAGCCGAAGGCGAAGAGTGCATCGGCCAATCCACGAGACATTTTCCGCAGCCGTCCTTCAGGTAAAGCGAAAATCAAAGAGCTATGGCAAGGGCAAGCGCAAGCGCTTGACGAATGGTACAAAAACCCAAAGCAAGACACCTTAATCTCTATGTATACAGGTGCGGGGAAAACGCTTGTGGGAGTGTTGATAGCTCAGAGTTATCTGCTACAGGGCGTCCGAAACGTACTTTACGTCTGCCCTACGATTGACCTAATCCATCAAACGGTTGGTGAGGCAAATGGAATAGGAATTACGCCCACGACATTCTATCAATCAAAATTTTCAGACCAGCATTTTGCCCAGTCTAAGTCCTTTTGTATAACAACTTATCAGGCCCTGCTAAACACCCGCAACAAATTCCGCGGACAGAACGCGCCGGGCGCAATCATCTTTGACGATGCCCATGTCGGAGAACGACTGGTCCGAGACGCGTTTACATTGACGATCCGAAAGGCAGAAAACGCAGCGCTATATTCTCAGGTAGCAGCGATCATCAAGGAGTGCTTCCACGATATCGGGCAGGTTTATAATTTTGAGCAAATTGTCTCCGACTTCTCCTCAGGCTCGGTCGCTCTTTGCCCACCGAATGGTGTTCACAACCGCAGCCACGAGTTTCAAGCGGCGTTAGAACCGCACGTCGATGGCGACATAGGCCTCCAGCTGCCGTTCGACTATCTGCGCGGGCATCTTCAATACTGCGCGATAACCATCAGTAAGTTTGTAATCGAGATTACACCTCCCTTCATTCCTGCACTCCATGTCCGTGCGCTGGAAGATAAAAGCGTGCCCAAGGTGTTTCTTTCGGCCACCGTTCAATCAAAGGGCGATATTATTCGGGCATTTGGACGATCTCCGCGTGTAATTGAGCCGGACGTAGATGCTGGCCTCGGCGAGCGACTCATGTTGTTCGGTTCTTCATTGAACGAATTCTGCAACAACGTGGAGGGCATCCAAGCCCTGAGCAAGAAAGTGAAAGTTCTTATTGCTACCCCAGCAGAAAGGACAGCGGATAAATGGGACGATTTTGCCTCTGCGCCTAAGAGCGCAGATGCATTCACAAAACGGCTCAACGAGTTTCGGGCGAGTACGGCGGGCGCGTTCATGTTGCTTGGCAGATATGATGGTATCGACTTACCCGACGATGACTGCCGCGTAATGGCGGTGGATGGAGTGCCTGTTGGTTCAGCACAGCTAGAACGGTACTTGTTCGATCGAATAAAGTTAGACCAGACATTTTTCCCGCGGGTCGCCAATCGGTTCACTCAGCTCTTCGGTCGAATCAATCGCGGCAAGAATGACTACGGCATCTACTTCATCTATTCGACCGATGCTGAAAACTGGCTGCGAAATGTTGCCAACCAAGCGTACTTTCCAAAAGTCCTTCAAGAGCAGATACGGCTTTCCGAAGAGTTTTGCGATCAATTGAAAGACATGACGGCGGATAAAATCGAGTCGATAGTGACGCAGATCATCGAGCGTGACGCAGGGTGGCTCGCCTATTATCAGGCGCAGATTGGCCAGAATCCAATCGACGAGAAGCGGATTAGCGATCGTGAGGACTACACGAAATTTGACGACGAGCTCGCTAAGCGCGAAGCAAACTTTATCCTCATGCTCTGGCAGGGAGATCACAGCGGAGCACTCAAGCAGTTGGAGGAAGTTATCGATGAAGTGAGAATGAAGAATCCCCGTCTCGCTGGTTGGTACGCAATCTGGCTTGGCTCAGCGAACGCTATCCTCGGTCGTTCTGACGCGATGTTTGATTGGTTCGATGAGGCCCGAAACAGACTAGGCGGCAAGCTTCCGTTGCCGCGTCAGGAGCAAGAGGACATCGGCGTGCTTCCGGCCTGTAAAACTGTGATCGAGGAGGGGCTGCGCGAATTCTGTGCACTTACCGTGCCTGAAGCAAGTCGTAAGATGTCTAAACTGATAAAAGCTGCGGAACCTGCCTATGGCGATCCTTCGCACAAGAAGGCGGAGGAGGCAGTTAGGGTCATCGGAGCGGCGCTGGGCTTTGAGTCTCGGCGACCAGATACTGACGAGCACGACGGCCCAGACAACGTTTGGATTGATCATAATACCAAGGTTGCTATCCCCATTGAGTTGAAGACAGACAAGCTTGAGGGCAGTGCGATAAACTCCGAAGAGGTCGGGCAGATTTATCAGCATCTGGAGTGGGCGAGATCGCGATACTCAGACTATAATGTTCCGGGCATCCTTGTTTATACCGAGAGTAAATCGGTTACCGGCAGCAGTAATCCGTCCGTTGATATGTTCTTTGCCGATCGAAAGGCGATGAAGGATCTCCAGACCTCGTTTATCACCGCTGTGACCACACTCTCCAAGCTGTCTCCACTGGAAAAATATGGCAAGGCGTCCGAGATCGGCGGTCAACCGGACTGGCAACCGCTCGCTATCTTCGAGCGGCTGAAAGTCGGTTGCCTCAAGGACGCGGATTGA
- a CDS encoding superinfection immunity protein → MTGKHSRRFSSIAFRAAIASALIALPSGRAFAATDGGEGGLVLLALVVIAIWSAYMIPTIVAFRRGHPNRWLIGVINICFGATGIGWLGSLVWACQAVHRSPTGNHGGESGLNIAVNDPVMVKMVDEVPAAVQRADVDEIAAKLSRLKALSDQGMISAEEYARMKGNFLSNL, encoded by the coding sequence ATGACCGGGAAGCATTCTCGGCGATTCTCATCGATCGCCTTCAGAGCAGCGATAGCATCGGCCTTGATTGCCCTTCCTTCGGGAAGGGCTTTTGCTGCCACGGATGGCGGCGAAGGAGGGCTCGTGCTGCTGGCCCTCGTCGTCATCGCCATCTGGTCGGCCTACATGATCCCAACCATCGTCGCCTTCAGGCGCGGTCATCCCAATCGCTGGCTGATCGGCGTCATCAACATTTGTTTTGGCGCAACTGGCATCGGTTGGCTCGGTTCGCTCGTATGGGCCTGTCAGGCCGTGCACCGCAGCCCGACCGGCAACCACGGCGGAGAGAGCGGGTTGAACATCGCCGTCAATGATCCGGTGATGGTGAAGATGGTGGATGAAGTGCCGGCCGCAGTTCAGCGTGCGGATGTCGATGAGATTGCTGCTAAGCTCTCACGGCTCAAGGCGCTTTCTGATCAGGGTATGATTTCAGCCGAGGAATATGCGCGAATGAAGGGCAATTTTCTGTCGAATTTATAG